One genomic segment of Mycolicibacterium psychrotolerans includes these proteins:
- a CDS encoding metal-sensitive transcriptional regulator gives MVGDEEAISAVLNRLRRAQGQLAGVISMIEQGRHCKDVVTQLAAVSRALDRAGFKIVATGLRECIAEGTAADGQREMSVDELEKLFLALA, from the coding sequence GTGGTCGGTGATGAGGAAGCCATCAGCGCCGTTCTGAATCGGCTCCGCCGAGCTCAGGGTCAGCTGGCCGGCGTCATCTCGATGATCGAGCAGGGCCGCCACTGCAAGGACGTCGTGACCCAGCTCGCCGCGGTGTCGCGCGCATTGGATCGCGCCGGCTTCAAGATCGTCGCGACCGGTCTGCGGGAGTGCATCGCCGAGGGCACCGCGGCGGACGGCCAACGCGAGATGAGCGTCGACGAGCTCGAGAAGCTGTTCCTCGCGCTGGCCTGA
- a CDS encoding phosphoadenylyl-sulfate reductase, translating into MTETDLQELAERGAAELGPNASAADLLRWTDENFGGNYIVASNMQDAVLVDLAAKMRPGVDVLFLDTGYHFVETIGTRDAVEAVYDVNVVNVRPEKSVAEQDSLFGKNLFERTPNECCRMRKVEPLSKALRGYSAWVTGIRRVEAPTRANAPLISWDKAFGLVKINPLAAWSDDDMQGYIDTHGVLVNPLVDEGYPSIGCAPCTAKPIAGADPRSGRWAGQSKTECGLHAS; encoded by the coding sequence ATGACGGAGACCGATCTACAAGAGCTGGCCGAGCGCGGCGCGGCGGAGCTGGGGCCGAACGCCTCGGCCGCTGACTTGCTGCGCTGGACCGACGAGAACTTCGGCGGCAACTACATCGTCGCGTCCAACATGCAGGACGCGGTCCTGGTCGACCTCGCCGCGAAGATGCGGCCCGGGGTGGACGTGCTGTTCCTCGACACCGGCTACCACTTCGTCGAGACGATCGGCACGCGCGACGCCGTGGAGGCCGTCTACGACGTCAACGTCGTCAACGTGCGCCCGGAGAAGTCGGTCGCCGAGCAGGACTCGCTCTTCGGCAAGAACCTCTTCGAGCGCACTCCCAACGAGTGCTGCCGGATGCGCAAGGTCGAACCGCTGTCCAAGGCGCTGCGCGGCTACTCGGCCTGGGTGACCGGGATCCGCCGGGTCGAGGCCCCGACCCGCGCCAACGCACCGCTGATCAGCTGGGACAAGGCGTTCGGGCTGGTGAAGATCAACCCGCTGGCCGCCTGGTCCGACGACGACATGCAGGGCTACATCGACACCCACGGTGTGCTGGTCAACCCCCTCGTCGACGAGGGCTATCCGTCGATCGGTTGCGCGCCCTGCACCGCCAAGCCGATCGCCGGCGCCGACCCGCGCAGTGGACGCTGGGCCGGACAGTCCAAGACGGAGTGCGGGCTGCACGCATCGTGA
- a CDS encoding nitrite/sulfite reductase — MTTATPKPAKRPRGEGQWALGYREPLNANEQAKKDDNPLNVRARIENIYAQGGFESIDKGDLRGRFRWWGLYTQRKPGYDGTWTGDENTDMLEDSYFMLRVRCDGGALSAAALRTLGEISTEFARDTADISDRQNVQYHWIRVEDMPEIWQRLDAVGLQTTEACGDCPRVVLGSPLAGESLDEVIDGTPAVDEIVKRYIGKPEYSNLPRKFKTAISGLQDVVHEVNDVAFIGVEHPEHGPGFDLWVGGGLSTNPMLAQRVGVWVPLDEVPDVWEGVVSIFRDYGYRRLRSKARLKYLIKDWGVEKFREVLETEYLERPLIDGPAPDPVSRPIDHVGVQRLKNGLNAVGVAPIAGRVSGTILSKVADLAESVGSDRIRFTPYQKLIVLDVPDENVAKLVEQLDALGLPSTPSHWRRNLMACTGIEFCKLSFAETRKRSQVLVPELEKRLEDLNAELDVPVTVNINGCPNSCARIQVADIGFKGQMVDDGDGPQEGFQVHLGGSLGLDSGFGRKLRQHKVLSSELGDYIERVVRNFVKQREHGERFATWALRADDADLR, encoded by the coding sequence ATGACGACAGCGACACCCAAGCCCGCCAAGCGCCCACGCGGCGAAGGACAGTGGGCGCTCGGCTACCGCGAGCCCCTCAACGCCAACGAGCAGGCCAAGAAGGACGACAACCCGCTCAACGTGCGGGCGCGCATCGAGAACATCTACGCCCAGGGCGGCTTCGAGTCCATCGACAAGGGCGACCTGCGCGGCCGTTTCCGCTGGTGGGGCCTCTACACCCAGCGCAAGCCCGGCTACGACGGCACGTGGACCGGGGACGAGAACACCGACATGCTCGAAGACTCTTACTTCATGCTGCGGGTGCGTTGCGACGGCGGCGCGCTGTCGGCGGCGGCGCTGCGCACCCTCGGCGAGATCTCGACCGAGTTCGCGCGCGACACCGCCGACATCTCCGACCGGCAGAACGTCCAGTACCACTGGATTCGGGTGGAGGACATGCCCGAGATCTGGCAGCGGCTCGACGCGGTCGGCCTGCAGACCACCGAGGCCTGCGGCGACTGCCCGCGCGTCGTACTCGGCTCCCCGCTGGCCGGAGAGTCGCTGGACGAGGTCATCGACGGCACGCCGGCGGTGGACGAGATCGTCAAGCGCTACATCGGCAAGCCGGAGTACTCGAACCTGCCGCGCAAGTTCAAGACCGCGATCTCGGGTCTGCAGGACGTCGTGCACGAGGTCAACGACGTTGCCTTCATCGGGGTCGAGCACCCCGAGCACGGACCGGGATTCGACCTGTGGGTCGGCGGCGGGCTCTCGACCAACCCGATGCTCGCCCAGCGGGTCGGGGTCTGGGTTCCGCTGGACGAGGTGCCCGACGTCTGGGAGGGCGTGGTCAGCATCTTCCGCGACTACGGCTACCGCCGGCTGCGGTCGAAGGCCCGGCTGAAGTACCTGATCAAGGACTGGGGCGTCGAGAAGTTCCGGGAAGTTCTCGAGACCGAGTACCTCGAGCGACCGCTGATCGACGGGCCTGCGCCGGATCCGGTGAGCCGACCGATCGACCACGTGGGTGTGCAGCGACTGAAGAACGGCCTGAACGCCGTCGGGGTCGCACCGATCGCCGGCCGGGTGTCCGGGACCATCCTGTCGAAGGTCGCCGACCTCGCCGAGTCGGTCGGCAGTGACCGGATCCGGTTCACGCCGTACCAGAAGCTCATCGTGCTCGACGTCCCCGATGAGAATGTGGCCAAGCTCGTCGAACAGCTTGACGCACTGGGCCTGCCATCGACGCCGTCGCACTGGCGACGCAACCTGATGGCCTGCACCGGGATCGAGTTCTGCAAGCTGAGCTTCGCCGAGACGCGCAAGCGCTCCCAGGTGCTGGTGCCCGAGCTGGAAAAGCGGCTCGAGGACCTCAACGCCGAGCTCGACGTCCCGGTCACCGTCAACATCAACGGCTGCCCGAACTCGTGCGCGCGTATCCAGGTGGCCGATATCGGCTTCAAGGGTCAGATGGTGGACGACGGCGACGGCCCGCAAGAGGGTTTCCAGGTCCACTTGGGAGGAAGCCTCGGCCTGGACAGCGGCTTCGGCCGCAAGCTGCGCCAGCACAAGGTGCTCTCCAGCGAGCTCGGCGACTACATCGAGCGGGTGGTGCGCAACTTCGTGAAACAACGCGAGCACGGTGAGCGTTTCGCTACGTGGGCACTACGAGCAGACGACGCGGACTTGAGGTGA
- the hemW gene encoding radical SAM family heme chaperone HemW, with product MSGSASVRPAPVQLPDLAVTPGAPFGIYVHVPFCATRCGYCDFNTYTPAELGGATPAGWLTALRTELALAAARLGSVPDVSTVFVGGGTPSLLGAEGLAEVLDAVREHFTLAPRAEVTTESNPESTSPAFFAGLRSAGYTRISLGMQSTAAHVLVALDRVHSPGGAIDAAREARDAGFDHVNIDLIYGTPGETDDDLLRSADAAIGAGVDHVSAYALIVEDGTALARKVRRGEMPAPDDDVLARRYELLDRRLADAGLDWYEVSNWSRPGAECLHNIGYWAGGRWWGAGPGAHGFVGATRWWNVKHPNAYAAALGERRLPVADFESLDEDTSHVEDVMLRVRLRSGLPTALLTEAERAAAAQLVADGLLRAEVDRLVLTDRGRLLADAVVRTLLG from the coding sequence ATGTCCGGTTCCGCGTCCGTCCGTCCGGCACCCGTGCAGCTGCCCGACCTGGCCGTGACGCCCGGGGCGCCGTTCGGCATCTACGTCCACGTACCGTTCTGCGCCACCCGCTGCGGATACTGCGATTTCAACACCTACACCCCGGCCGAGTTGGGCGGCGCGACACCGGCCGGGTGGTTGACGGCGCTGAGAACCGAACTCGCCCTGGCTGCCGCCCGCCTCGGTTCCGTCCCGGACGTGTCGACCGTCTTCGTCGGAGGCGGCACGCCGTCGCTGCTCGGTGCCGAGGGCCTGGCCGAGGTGCTCGACGCGGTGCGGGAACACTTCACGCTGGCGCCGCGAGCCGAGGTCACGACGGAATCCAACCCGGAGTCGACGTCGCCGGCGTTCTTCGCGGGGCTACGGTCCGCCGGGTACACCCGGATCTCGCTCGGTATGCAGTCCACCGCTGCTCACGTGCTGGTGGCACTGGACCGGGTGCATTCGCCCGGCGGGGCGATCGACGCCGCCCGGGAGGCCCGGGACGCCGGCTTCGACCACGTCAACATCGATCTGATCTACGGCACGCCGGGGGAGACCGACGACGACCTGCTGCGGTCCGCTGACGCGGCGATCGGGGCGGGGGTCGACCATGTGTCCGCCTACGCGCTGATCGTCGAGGACGGCACCGCGCTGGCCCGCAAGGTCCGGCGCGGCGAGATGCCCGCGCCCGACGACGACGTCCTGGCGCGTCGCTACGAACTGCTGGACCGCCGGCTCGCCGACGCCGGGCTGGACTGGTACGAGGTGTCGAACTGGAGCCGGCCCGGAGCCGAATGCCTGCACAACATCGGGTACTGGGCCGGGGGCCGATGGTGGGGCGCCGGACCGGGCGCGCACGGTTTCGTCGGCGCCACGCGATGGTGGAATGTCAAGCACCCCAACGCCTATGCCGCCGCGCTAGGTGAACGCCGCCTTCCCGTCGCCGATTTCGAGAGCCTCGACGAGGACACGTCGCACGTCGAGGACGTGATGCTGCGGGTGCGCTTACGCTCGGGGCTGCCGACCGCGCTGCTGACCGAGGCCGAGCGAGCCGCGGCCGCGCAGCTGGTCGCCGACGGCCTGCTGCGCGCCGAAGTGGACCGCCTGGTGCTGACCGACCGTGGGCGACTGCTCGCCGACGCGGTGGTCCGCACGCTGCTGGGGTGA
- the cysT gene encoding sulfate ABC transporter permease subunit CysT: MTSTVAEVEPATPPGGHNRHGSTSLRVGSATLWLSVIVLLPLAAIVWQSATGGWRAFWLAVTSNAALESFRVTLTISIGVTLINAVFGVIVAWVLTRDDFPGKRLVDSVIDLPFALPTIVASLVMLALYGPNSPVGLHLQHTKWGVGIALLFVTLPFVVRSVQPVLLELDREVEEAAASLGANNYLIFTKVILPALLPSLLSGAGLAFSRAIGEFGSVVLIGGAVPGETEVSSQWIRTLIENDDRVGAAAISIVLLVISFVVLFVLRAVGARAAKREELAA, translated from the coding sequence ATGACCTCGACCGTCGCGGAGGTCGAGCCGGCGACGCCCCCAGGAGGGCACAACCGCCACGGCAGCACCTCGCTGCGGGTCGGCTCCGCGACGCTGTGGCTGTCGGTCATCGTGCTACTCCCGCTCGCCGCGATCGTGTGGCAGTCGGCGACCGGAGGGTGGCGCGCGTTCTGGCTGGCGGTCACGTCCAACGCCGCGCTGGAGTCCTTCCGGGTGACGTTGACGATCTCGATCGGCGTGACGCTGATCAACGCGGTGTTCGGGGTGATCGTGGCCTGGGTGCTCACCCGCGACGATTTCCCGGGCAAGCGGCTGGTGGATTCGGTGATCGACCTGCCGTTCGCACTGCCGACCATCGTGGCGAGCCTGGTGATGCTCGCGCTGTACGGTCCCAACAGTCCGGTCGGACTGCACCTGCAGCACACCAAGTGGGGTGTCGGCATCGCGCTGCTGTTCGTCACACTGCCGTTCGTCGTCCGATCCGTGCAGCCGGTGCTGCTCGAGCTCGATCGTGAGGTCGAAGAAGCGGCCGCCTCGCTGGGTGCCAACAACTACCTGATCTTCACCAAGGTGATCCTGCCCGCGCTGCTGCCGTCGCTGCTGTCCGGTGCCGGCCTGGCGTTCTCGCGGGCGATCGGGGAATTCGGCTCCGTCGTGCTGATCGGCGGTGCGGTGCCCGGCGAGACCGAGGTGTCCTCGCAGTGGATCCGCACACTGATCGAGAACGACGACAGGGTGGGCGCCGCGGCGATCTCGATCGTGCTGCTGGTCATTTCGTTCGTCGTGCTGTTCGTCTTGCGGGCGGTCGGCGCCCGCGCGGCCAAGCGGGAGGAGTTGGCGGCGTGA
- a CDS encoding sulfate/molybdate ABC transporter ATP-binding protein: protein MKRPPTRPTTHAITVTGANKRYGDFAALDNVDFVVPAGSLTALLGPSGSGKSTLLRAIAGLDEPDSGSITINGRDVTDVPPQKRGIGFVFQHYAAFKHLTVRENVAFGLKIRKRPKSEIKDKVDNLLEVVGLAGFQTRYPNQLSGGQRQRMALARALAVDPQVLLLDEPFGALDAKVREDLRAWLRRLHDEVHVTTVLVTHDQQEALDVADRIAVLNKGRIEQVGSPTEVYDTPANAFVMSFLGAVSPLNGALVRPHDIRVGRNPDMAIANGDNSIQTTGVTKAVIDRIVMLGFEVRVELTNAATHTPFTAQITRGDAEALGLKQGDTVYVRATRVPSLPDEAPQSPVLDGEPARLS from the coding sequence GTGAAACGCCCACCGACCCGCCCGACGACTCACGCGATCACCGTGACCGGCGCCAACAAGCGCTACGGCGATTTCGCCGCGCTCGACAACGTCGACTTCGTCGTGCCCGCCGGATCGTTGACCGCCCTTCTCGGACCCAGCGGGTCAGGCAAGTCGACGCTGTTGCGGGCCATTGCCGGCCTCGACGAGCCGGATTCGGGATCCATCACGATCAATGGCCGGGACGTGACCGACGTGCCGCCGCAGAAGCGCGGCATCGGCTTTGTGTTCCAGCACTACGCCGCCTTCAAGCACCTCACGGTGCGCGAGAACGTCGCGTTCGGCCTCAAGATCCGAAAGCGTCCCAAGTCCGAGATCAAGGACAAAGTCGACAACCTGCTCGAGGTGGTGGGCCTGGCCGGTTTCCAGACCCGGTACCCCAATCAGCTCTCCGGCGGCCAGCGTCAGCGCATGGCGCTGGCACGGGCGTTGGCGGTCGATCCGCAGGTGCTGCTGCTCGACGAGCCGTTCGGCGCGCTGGACGCCAAGGTCCGCGAGGATCTGCGGGCGTGGCTGCGCCGCCTGCACGACGAGGTGCACGTCACCACGGTGCTGGTGACCCACGACCAGCAGGAGGCGCTCGACGTCGCCGACCGGATCGCGGTGCTGAACAAGGGCCGCATCGAGCAGGTCGGCTCGCCCACCGAGGTGTACGACACGCCCGCGAACGCGTTCGTGATGTCGTTCCTGGGTGCGGTGTCGCCGCTGAACGGCGCGCTGGTGCGCCCGCACGACATCCGCGTCGGCCGCAACCCCGACATGGCGATCGCCAACGGCGACAACTCGATTCAGACCACCGGCGTCACCAAAGCGGTGATCGACCGGATCGTGATGCTGGGCTTCGAGGTGCGCGTCGAGCTGACCAACGCGGCGACACACACACCGTTCACCGCCCAGATCACCCGCGGCGACGCCGAGGCACTCGGCCTCAAACAGGGCGACACCGTCTACGTGCGGGCCACCCGGGTGCCCAGTCTGCCCGACGAGGCGCCGCAGAGTCCCGTGCTCGACGGGGAGCCGGCCCGGCTCTCATAG
- a CDS encoding Ms4533A family Cys-rich leader peptide, with protein sequence MQTACGNKGGHIVALIAVGFSAVADVCCCC encoded by the coding sequence ATGCAAACGGCGTGCGGCAACAAGGGCGGCCACATCGTGGCGCTCATTGCTGTCGGTTTCTCGGCCGTTGCTGACGTGTGTTGTTGTTGCTGA
- the cysW gene encoding sulfate ABC transporter permease subunit CysW has product MILSPAVRLLLRWVAIGYIAILVLVPVGLILWRTFSPGVGAFFASVGTPAAISALQLSLLVVAIVVPLNVLFGVPTALVLARNRFRGKSILQAIIDLPFAVSPVVVGVALILLWGSAGLFGFVENDFGLKIIFSFPGIVLASIFVTVPFVIREVEPVLHELGTDQEEASATLGAQWWQTFWRITLPSIRWGLTYGIVLTVARTLGEFGAVIMVSSNLPGQSQTLTLLVADRYNRGAEYGAYAIATLLMTVAVLVLVAQVILDARRAKAAQ; this is encoded by the coding sequence GTGATCCTGTCCCCGGCGGTCCGGCTCCTGCTGCGGTGGGTCGCGATCGGCTACATCGCGATCCTGGTCCTCGTGCCCGTCGGCCTTATCCTGTGGCGCACCTTCTCCCCGGGCGTCGGAGCCTTCTTCGCCTCCGTCGGTACCCCCGCGGCCATCTCGGCGCTGCAGCTCTCGCTGCTGGTGGTCGCGATCGTCGTACCGCTCAACGTGCTGTTCGGAGTGCCGACGGCACTTGTGCTGGCGCGCAACCGGTTCCGCGGCAAGAGCATCCTGCAGGCCATCATCGACCTGCCGTTCGCGGTGTCGCCGGTGGTGGTCGGTGTCGCGCTGATCCTGCTGTGGGGCTCGGCGGGATTGTTCGGGTTCGTGGAGAACGACTTCGGGCTCAAGATCATCTTCAGTTTCCCCGGCATCGTGCTGGCCAGCATCTTCGTCACGGTGCCCTTCGTGATCCGGGAGGTCGAGCCGGTGCTGCACGAACTCGGCACCGATCAGGAGGAGGCCTCGGCCACGCTGGGCGCGCAGTGGTGGCAGACGTTCTGGCGCATCACGCTGCCGTCCATCCGGTGGGGGCTCACGTACGGCATCGTGCTCACCGTCGCGCGCACGCTGGGGGAGTTCGGCGCAGTCATCATGGTGTCGTCCAACCTGCCCGGCCAGTCCCAGACCCTGACACTGCTGGTCGCCGACCGGTACAACCGCGGCGCCGAGTACGGCGCCTACGCGATCGCCACGTTGCTGATGACGGTGGCGGTCCTCGTCCTCGTCGCGCAGGTGATCCTCGACGCCCGCCGGGCCAAGGCCGCACAATGA
- a CDS encoding sulfate ABC transporter substrate-binding protein, translated as MNLPKPGARWRAVAALALTTSLVAACGGGGSSDVAGESGGANAETTLTLVAYAVPEPGWSKIIPAFAATPEGKGVAVTTSYGASGDQSRAVVDGKPADIVNFSVEPDITRLVKADKVSKDWSAGATKGIPFGSVVSLVVRKGNPKNIRDWDDLLQPGLEVVTPSPLSSGSAKWNLLAPYAAKSDGGKNPQAGLDFVNKLVTEHVKTRPGSGREATDVFLQGAGDVLISYENEAINVERQGKPVEHVNPPQTFKIENPVAVVTASQHQEQANALKNFLYTPEGQKLWAEAGFRPVDPAVAAEFTKDFPAPQKLWTIADLGGWGDVDPALFDKENGSITKIYKQATG; from the coding sequence ATGAATCTCCCCAAGCCAGGTGCGCGGTGGCGCGCGGTCGCAGCGCTGGCCCTGACCACGTCGCTGGTCGCCGCCTGCGGCGGCGGCGGCTCGAGCGACGTTGCCGGTGAGAGCGGCGGCGCGAACGCCGAGACCACGCTGACGCTGGTGGCCTACGCGGTGCCGGAGCCCGGGTGGAGCAAGATCATCCCGGCGTTCGCGGCCACCCCGGAGGGCAAGGGCGTCGCGGTGACGACGTCCTACGGCGCCTCGGGCGACCAGTCCCGCGCCGTCGTCGACGGCAAGCCGGCCGACATCGTCAACTTCTCGGTCGAGCCCGACATCACCCGGTTGGTCAAGGCCGACAAGGTGTCGAAGGACTGGAGCGCCGGCGCCACCAAGGGCATCCCGTTCGGTTCCGTGGTCTCGCTCGTCGTGCGCAAGGGCAACCCCAAGAACATCCGGGACTGGGACGACCTGCTGCAGCCCGGTCTCGAGGTCGTCACGCCGAGCCCGCTGAGCTCGGGGTCGGCGAAGTGGAATCTGCTCGCGCCGTACGCGGCCAAGAGCGACGGCGGGAAGAACCCCCAGGCCGGGCTGGACTTCGTCAACAAGCTGGTGACCGAGCACGTCAAGACCCGGCCAGGGTCGGGCCGTGAGGCCACCGACGTGTTCCTGCAGGGTGCCGGCGACGTCCTGATCTCCTACGAGAACGAGGCGATCAACGTCGAGCGTCAGGGTAAGCCGGTCGAGCACGTGAACCCGCCGCAGACCTTCAAGATCGAGAACCCGGTGGCGGTGGTGACGGCCTCACAGCATCAGGAGCAGGCCAACGCCCTGAAGAACTTCCTCTACACCCCCGAGGGTCAGAAGCTGTGGGCCGAGGCGGGCTTCCGGCCGGTCGATCCCGCGGTGGCCGCCGAGTTCACCAAGGACTTCCCGGCGCCGCAGAAGCTGTGGACGATCGCCGACCTGGGCGGTTGGGGTGACGTCGACCCGGCGCTGTTCGACAAGGAGAACGGCTCGATCACCAAGATCTACAAGCAGGCCACGGGATGA
- a CDS encoding sirohydrochlorin chelatase, translated as MRAARIVNAGAGTLVLTAHGSADPRSAATARAIVECIARLRPGLEARVAFCEQNTPNLADVLTAVGRGAVVVPLLLADAYHARVDIPAMIADSGSDARQAAVLGEDDRLIHVLRQRLEHAGVSRLDPDVGVLVTAVGSSHAQANTRTATVARELTMTTRWTATTAFATGPSPSLADAAAVLRDRGASRLVVAPWFLAPGRITDRVAGFARAQGISMSAPLGAHRQVAETVLDRYDAALTARVAA; from the coding sequence GTGCGGGCTGCACGCATCGTGAACGCGGGGGCGGGCACGTTGGTGCTGACGGCGCACGGTAGCGCCGATCCCCGCTCGGCGGCCACCGCGCGGGCGATCGTCGAGTGCATCGCTCGCCTGCGGCCCGGGCTGGAAGCCCGCGTCGCGTTCTGTGAGCAGAACACACCGAATCTGGCCGACGTGCTCACAGCCGTCGGGCGGGGCGCGGTGGTCGTGCCACTGCTGCTCGCCGATGCCTACCATGCCCGTGTCGACATCCCGGCGATGATCGCCGACTCCGGGTCCGATGCGCGCCAGGCGGCCGTTCTCGGTGAGGACGACCGGCTGATCCACGTGCTGCGGCAACGGCTCGAACATGCCGGGGTGTCCCGGCTCGACCCGGATGTCGGCGTGCTCGTCACCGCGGTCGGCTCGTCGCACGCGCAGGCCAATACCCGCACCGCCACGGTGGCCCGGGAACTGACGATGACCACGCGGTGGACCGCGACCACGGCGTTCGCCACCGGCCCGTCGCCCTCGTTGGCCGACGCGGCCGCCGTGCTGCGGGACCGCGGCGCTTCGCGGCTGGTCGTCGCCCCCTGGTTCCTGGCGCCGGGGCGCATCACCGATCGTGTCGCAGGATTCGCACGCGCCCAAGGTATTTCGATGTCGGCGCCACTGGGCGCGCATCGCCAGGTGGCCGAGACGGTGCTCGACCGCTACGACGCCGCACTGACGGCCCGCGTAGCGGCTTGA
- a CDS encoding glycoside hydrolase family 15 protein: protein MVLQPTQAVSSAVSANGESSAFALATTPSYATTGPLRNPFPPIADYAFLSDCENTCLISSAGSVEWLCVPRPDSPSVFGAILDRGAGHFRLGPYGVSVPAARRYLPGSLILETTWQTHTGWVIVRDALVMGPWHDLETRSRTHRRTPMDWDAEHILLRTVRCVSGTVELVMSCEPSFDYHRTSASWEYSAQAYGEAIARATKNPDSHPTLRLTTNLRIGLEGREARARTRLSEGDNVFVALSWSKHPSPQTFDEAADKMWKTSECWRQWINVGDFPDHPWRSYLQRSALTLKGLTYSPTGALLAAPTTSLPETPQGERNWDYRYAWVRDSTFALWGLYTLGLDREADDFFAFIADVSGANNGQRHPLQVMYGVGGERSLVEEELNHLSGYDHARPVRIGNGAYNQMQHDIWGTMLDSVYLHTKSREQIPETLWPVLKEQVEEAIKHWREPDRGIWEVRGEPQHFTSSKIMCWVALDRGAKLADLEGEKSYAQQWRAIAEEIKDDILTHGVDSRGVLTQRYGDDALDASLLLAVLTRFLPSDDPRIRATVLAIADELTENGLVLRYRVEETDDGLSGEEGTFTICSFWLVSALVEIGEIHRARHLCERLLSFASPLHLYAEEIEPRTGRHLGNFPQAFTHLALINAVVHVIRAEEEADSSGNFQPANAPV from the coding sequence ATGGTTCTGCAGCCCACCCAGGCCGTCTCCAGCGCGGTGAGCGCCAACGGTGAATCATCGGCATTCGCGCTGGCTACGACGCCGTCGTATGCGACCACCGGTCCGCTGCGCAACCCGTTCCCGCCGATCGCCGACTACGCATTCCTGTCCGACTGCGAGAACACCTGCCTGATCTCGTCGGCCGGATCGGTCGAGTGGCTGTGCGTGCCGCGGCCGGACTCACCGAGCGTGTTCGGCGCGATCCTCGACCGCGGCGCCGGCCACTTCCGGCTCGGCCCGTACGGGGTGTCGGTACCCGCCGCCCGGCGCTACCTGCCCGGCAGCCTGATCCTCGAGACCACCTGGCAGACCCACACCGGCTGGGTGATCGTGCGCGACGCGCTGGTGATGGGACCGTGGCACGACCTCGAGACCCGCTCGCGCACCCACCGGCGCACCCCGATGGACTGGGACGCCGAGCACATCCTGCTGCGCACCGTGCGCTGCGTGAGCGGCACCGTCGAACTGGTGATGAGCTGCGAGCCGTCCTTCGACTACCACCGCACCAGCGCCAGCTGGGAGTACTCCGCTCAGGCCTACGGGGAGGCCATCGCCCGGGCGACGAAGAACCCGGACTCCCATCCGACGTTGCGGCTGACGACCAACCTGCGCATCGGCCTGGAAGGCCGTGAAGCCCGCGCCCGGACGCGGCTGTCCGAAGGCGACAACGTGTTCGTCGCGCTGAGCTGGTCGAAGCATCCGTCGCCGCAGACCTTCGACGAGGCCGCCGACAAGATGTGGAAGACCAGCGAGTGCTGGCGGCAGTGGATCAACGTCGGCGACTTCCCCGACCATCCGTGGCGGTCGTACCTGCAGCGCAGTGCCCTGACCCTCAAGGGCCTGACCTACTCCCCCACCGGCGCGCTGCTGGCCGCGCCCACCACATCGCTGCCCGAAACCCCTCAGGGCGAACGCAATTGGGACTACCGCTATGCGTGGGTGCGTGATTCGACGTTCGCGCTGTGGGGCCTCTACACACTGGGTCTGGACCGCGAGGCCGACGACTTCTTCGCGTTCATCGCCGACGTGTCCGGCGCCAACAACGGCCAGCGCCACCCTCTGCAGGTGATGTACGGCGTGGGCGGGGAACGCAGTCTGGTCGAGGAGGAACTGAACCACCTCTCGGGGTACGACCACGCCCGCCCGGTGCGCATCGGCAACGGCGCCTACAACCAGATGCAGCACGACATCTGGGGCACCATGCTCGACTCGGTGTATCTGCACACCAAGTCCCGCGAGCAGATTCCCGAGACACTGTGGCCGGTGCTCAAGGAACAGGTCGAGGAGGCCATCAAACACTGGCGCGAACCCGACCGCGGCATCTGGGAGGTGCGCGGCGAACCGCAGCACTTCACGTCCAGCAAGATCATGTGCTGGGTGGCGCTTGACCGCGGCGCCAAACTGGCCGACCTGGAGGGCGAGAAGTCCTACGCCCAGCAGTGGCGCGCCATCGCCGAGGAGATCAAGGACGACATCCTGACCCACGGCGTCGACTCCCGCGGCGTGCTCACCCAGCGCTACGGCGACGACGCACTCGATGCGTCGCTGCTGCTGGCCGTGCTGACCCGGTTCCTGCCGTCCGATGATCCGCGGATCCGCGCCACGGTGTTGGCCATCGCCGACGAGCTGACCGAGAACGGCCTGGTGCTGCGCTACCGCGTGGAGGAGACCGACGACGGCCTGTCCGGCGAGGAGGGCACGTTCACGATCTGCTCGTTCTGGCTGGTGTCGGCACTGGTCGAGATCGGCGAGATCCACAGGGCGCGGCACCTGTGCGAACGCCTACTGTCCTTCGCCAGCCCGCTGCATCTGTACGCCGAGGAGATCGAGCCCCGCACGGGCAGGCACCTGGGCAACTTCCCGCAGGCGTTCACCCACCTGGCACTGATCAACGCGGTCGTGCACGTGATCCGCGCCGAGGAGGAAGCCGACAGCTCCGGCAACTTCCAGCCGGCGAACGCGCCTGTGTAA